Proteins encoded in a region of the Cyclopterus lumpus isolate fCycLum1 chromosome 23, fCycLum1.pri, whole genome shotgun sequence genome:
- the lta4h gene encoding leukotriene A-4 hydrolase, with the protein MSTDPCSFSSGTRAVTRHLNLVLHVDFDRCVIRATVQLTVEALEDRFSALTLDTRDLQIVSVSANGQAARFTMGPKHSFKGTPLDITLPFDLSRGQHVIVEVTYETSPSASALQWLSPEQTAGRKQPYLFSQCQAHHCRSMVPCQDTPSVKHTYYAQVSVAKDLVAVMSAVRDGQEVDPQDNNRIIYRFRQPVPMPSYLIAIVVGALESREIGPRSRVWSEKEFVDKAAFEFSETETMLKTAEDLVGPYVWGQYDILVLPPSFPYGGMENPCLTYATPTLLAGDKSLSNVIAHEISHSWTGNLVTNKTWEHFWLNEGHTVYLERMIGRSLVSEQFRQFKAMGGWKDLQDSVNTFGADNVLTNLVPSLQDVNPDDAFSSVPYEKGFALLYHLEELLGGPEVFMGFVRSYIQRFSYGSVTTDEWKNHLFTYFKDQVEVLNKVDWNAWMFTPGMPPVKPQYDTTLADACIALSQRWIKAKDQDLSSFKESDVKMLSSHQLIEFLSLLLQEDALPVSHVKKMEEVYDLNAIMNSEIRFRWLRLCVRSRWEEAVPMALKMATEQGRMKYTRPLFRELSNYEKYRDEAVRVFLAHRAAMHPVTSGLVAKDLKVDASKTTSL; encoded by the exons ATGTCTACAGACCcgtgctccttctcctccgggACCAGGGCTGTCACCAGACACCTGAACCTGGTCCTGCACGTGGACTTCGACCGCTGCGTGATCCGGGCCACGGTGCAGCTGACGGTGGAGGCTCTGGAGGACCGGTTCTCCGCTCTG ACTTTGGACACCAGAGACCTGCAGATCGTCTCCGTGAGTGCGAATGGACAAGCGGCCCGGTTTACGATGGGCCCTAAACACAGCTTCAAGGGGACACCGCTTGACATCACGctgccctttgacctctccaG AGGGCAGCATGTGATCGTGGAGGTGACCTATGAGACGTCTCCGTCTGCCTCGGCGCTGCAGTGGCTCTCACCTGAGCAGACTGCTGGGAGGAAGCAGCCCTACCTGTTCAGCCAGTGCCAG GCTCATCACTGCAGGAGTATGGTTCCCTGTCAGGACACGCCGTCTGTCAAACACACCTACTatgctcag GTGTCGGTAGCTAAAGACCTGGTGGCTGTGATGAGCGCAGtgagagacggacaggaagttgATCCTCAGGACAACAACCGCATCATCTACAGGTTCAGACAGCCG GTACCCATGCCTTCTTACCTGATCGCCATCGTGGTTGGAGCTTTGGAGAGCAG GGAGATCGGGCCGAGATCCAGAGTTTGGTCTGAGAAGGAGTTTGTGGATAAAGCAGCATTTGAGTTCTCTGAG ACTGAGACCATGCTGAAGACCGCTGAGGACCTGGTAGGACCGTATGTTTGGGGTCAGTACGACATCCTGGTTCTGCCTCCCTCGTTCCCTTATGGAGGCATGGAGAACCCCTGCCTGACCTACGCTACTCCCACCCTGCtg GCAGGAGACAAATCTCTGTCCAAC GTGATCGCTCATGAGATCTCCCACAGCTGGACCGGGAATCTGGTGACCAACAAGACCTGGGAACACTTctg GTTGAATGAGGGTCACACAGTCTACCTGGAGAGGATGATTGGCAGGTCTCTGGTCAGCGAGCAGTTCAGACAGTTCAAAGCCATGGGGGGCTGGAAGGACCTGCAGGACTCG GTGAACACCTTCGGAGCCGACAACGTGCTGACCAACCTGGTCCCCAGTCTGCAGGACGTGAACCCAGACGATGCCTTCTCCTCAGTGCCCTACGAGAAGGGCTTCGCTCTGCTGTACcacctggaggagctgctgggggGGCCAG AGGTCTTCATGGGCTTCGTGAGGTCCTACATCCAGCGGTTCTCCTACGGCAGCGTCACCACAGACGAGTGGAAGAACCACCTGTTCACGTACTTCAAAGACCAG GTGGAGGTCCTGAACAAGGTGGACTGGAACGCCTGGATGTTCACTCCTGGGATGCCTCCAGTCAAGCCTCA ATACGACACCACACTGGCTGACGCCTGCATCGCTCTGAGCCAGAGGTGGATCAAG GCCAAAGACCAGGACCTGAGCAGCTTTAAGGAGTCCGATGTGAAGATGCTTTCGTCCCACCAACTCATTGAGTTCCTGTCACTCCTGCTTCAGGAG GATGCTCTTCCTGTGAGCCATgtgaagaagatggaggaggttTATGATCTCAACGCCATCATGAACTCAGAGATCCGCTTCAG GTGGCTTCGGTTGTGTGTGCGGTCCAGGTGGGAGGAAGCGGTTCCCATGGCGCTGAAGATGGCGACTGAGCAGGGCAGGATGAAGTACACCAGGCCGCTCTTCAG AGAGCTCTCTAACTACGAAAAGTATCGAGATGAAGCGGTTCGAGTGTTTCTGGCTCACAGAGCAGCGATGCACCCGGTCACCTCCGGACTGGTCGCCAAAGACCTGAAGGTGGACGCCAGTAAGACCACCAGCCTGTAA
- the atp6v1f gene encoding V-type proton ATPase subunit F: MAGRGKLIAVIGDEDTCTGFLLGGVGELNKNRKPNFLVVEKDTSITEIEETFKSFLSRNDIGIILINQYIAEMIRHAIDGHMQSIPAVLEIPSKEHPYDASKDSILRRAKGMFSAEDFR; encoded by the exons ATGGCTGGACGCGGAAAACTGATCGCCGTGATCGGGGACGAGGACACGTGCACGGGCTTCCTGCTCGGTGGCGTCGGGGAGCTCAACAAGAACCGGAAACCCAATTTCCTGGTGGTGGAGAAGGACACAAGCATCACGGAGATCGAGGAGACCTTCAA GAGCTTCCTGTCCCGTAATGACATCGGCATCATCCTGATCAACCAGTACATCGCTGAGATGATCCGTCACGCCATCGACGGCCACATGCAGTCCATCCCGGCGGTGCTGGAGATCCCGTCCAAGGAGCACCCGTACGACGCCTCCAAGGACTCCATCCTGCGCCGCGCCAAGGGCATGTTCTCCGCCGAGGACTTCCGGTAG
- the lamtor4 gene encoding ragulator complex protein LAMTOR4: MTTAALTAGLERIPDQLGYLVISEDGVLASAGELENDEHTAAVMMQMVRTASRFKLPGSAEPPFKRMSVTLEDFVFMVTVSGQKVFVVKRQNNQQEAVIV, encoded by the exons atg ACGACAGCGGCTTTGACTGCGGGTCTGGAGCGGATCCCGGATCAGCTCGGGTACCTGGTCATCAGTGAGGACGGGGTTCTGGCC TCAGCAGGTGAGCTGGAGAACGATGaacacacagcagctgtgaTGATGCAGATGGTTCGAACAGCAAGTCGGTTTAAGTTACCTGGATCAGCTGAGCCGCCCTTCAAACGCATGTCAG tGACCCTGGAGGACTTTGTTTTCATGGTGACGGTTTCTGGCCAGAAGGTTTTTGTGGTGAAGCGTCAGAACAACCAGCAGGAAGCGGTCATCGTTTAG